Proteins from a genomic interval of Chroococcidiopsis thermalis PCC 7203:
- a CDS encoding SDR family NAD(P)-dependent oxidoreductase — translation MKEGVYSLNPQQAPDYEALLQALHARQQFPDSVIHLWTIAPYTQIALDVEIFERSQVRGFYSLLFLTQALGKQNLGDRLQLTVVSNHLHGVTAEEIVSPEKATVLAAVKVIGQEYPNINCRSIDVMISDAEKLVERLLGESIPSQAEDLVSRISRRRSEALDAKAQRALKVDVSDDVAIAYGKGQRWVQAFESVKLPKTNTSALLRTGGVYLITGGLGNIGLVLAEYLAKSVKAKLILTGRAVFPTKDEWEKWLATHDEDDEISGKIRKVQRLETLGARVMVAAADVADIQQMQAVIAQAESQFGRLNGVIHAAGVLGESSFNTIEKIEKIHCDRQFQSKVYGLLVLEKILQEKQLDFCLLMSSLSSVLGGLGSVAYAAANLFMDAFIHQQKRNNSIPWIGVNWDIWQFKNNKNIFTSASLAEFAIAPEEGMDALQRILSQDEFEQVVVSTGDLQSRIDRSIQVKLREPDIPQQDSLSSAYSRPNLPNCYVAPRDRLEQIIANLWQQLFGIEQVGIHDNFFDLGGESINGMTFINQFQKQLGQIVHISAIFEAPTVNEFAAYLQKKYPEALAKMLKLETVLVGDREEGEL, via the coding sequence ATAAAAGAGGGTGTCTACAGCTTGAATCCGCAACAAGCGCCAGATTACGAGGCTTTGCTGCAAGCACTGCACGCCCGACAGCAGTTTCCAGATTCTGTTATTCATCTGTGGACGATCGCACCCTATACCCAGATAGCGTTGGATGTTGAAATATTTGAGCGATCGCAAGTTAGAGGATTCTATAGTTTGCTGTTTCTCACTCAAGCATTGGGGAAGCAAAATTTGGGCGATCGCTTGCAATTAACGGTTGTCTCTAACCATCTTCACGGCGTGACGGCAGAAGAAATTGTGTCTCCAGAGAAAGCGACTGTATTGGCAGCGGTGAAGGTAATTGGGCAAGAATATCCCAATATTAATTGTCGCAGTATTGATGTGATGATTTCTGATGCGGAGAAGCTAGTGGAGCGGTTGTTGGGGGAGTCGATCCCAAGTCAAGCAGAAGATTTGGTGTCACGCATTAGCCGAAGGCGAAGCGAAGCGTTAGACGCAAAGGCGCAAAGGGCGCTTAAGGTAGATGTGTCTGATGATGTGGCGATCGCTTATGGAAAGGGACAGCGTTGGGTACAAGCGTTTGAATCAGTTAAGTTACCAAAAACAAATACATCTGCACTCCTTAGAACGGGTGGAGTATATCTGATTACTGGTGGACTTGGCAATATTGGATTGGTGTTGGCGGAGTATTTGGCTAAGAGTGTCAAGGCGAAGTTGATTCTGACGGGGCGAGCGGTTTTTCCGACGAAAGATGAGTGGGAAAAATGGCTAGCTACTCACGATGAAGATGATGAAATTAGTGGCAAAATTCGGAAAGTTCAACGGTTAGAAACATTGGGCGCACGGGTGATGGTAGCTGCTGCTGATGTGGCTGACATCCAACAAATGCAAGCTGTTATCGCTCAAGCTGAGTCGCAATTTGGTCGATTGAATGGTGTGATTCATGCTGCTGGAGTTTTGGGAGAAAGCTCGTTTAATACTATTGAAAAGATTGAAAAAATACATTGCGATCGCCAGTTTCAATCGAAGGTTTATGGATTATTGGTATTAGAAAAGATTTTACAGGAAAAACAACTAGATTTTTGCTTGTTGATGTCTTCTCTTTCTTCTGTTTTAGGAGGCTTGGGTTCTGTTGCTTATGCGGCTGCAAATCTGTTTATGGATGCTTTTATCCATCAGCAGAAGCGAAATAATTCGATTCCTTGGATTGGTGTAAACTGGGATATCTGGCAGTTTAAAAATAACAAAAATATTTTTACTAGTGCTAGTTTGGCTGAATTCGCGATCGCACCGGAAGAAGGTATGGATGCTTTGCAACGAATTTTATCCCAAGATGAATTCGAGCAGGTAGTTGTTTCAACGGGAGATTTACAAAGCAGGATCGATCGCTCGATTCAAGTGAAACTACGCGAACCGGATATTCCCCAGCAAGACAGTTTATCCTCGGCATACTCTAGACCGAATTTACCGAATTGCTATGTCGCGCCGCGCGATCGCCTGGAACAAATAATTGCTAACCTCTGGCAACAACTTTTCGGGATCGAGCAAGTAGGAATTCACGATAACTTTTTCGATCTGGGTGGTGAATCGATTAATGGGATGACATTTATCAACCAGTTCCAAAAACAACTGGGGCAGATCGTGCATATTTCAGCAATTTTTGAAGCGCCAACTGTTAACGAATTTGCTGCATACTTGCAGAAAAAATATCCTGAAGCGCTCGCGAAAATGTTGAAACTCGAAACAGTTCTGGTAGGCGATCGCGAGGAGGGAGAACTATGA
- a CDS encoding transposase — protein sequence MVSRFGLKTIERRLLTGFGVKPIGIGQWKLENYYLYGIVEPTTGCRFFYEFSHLDTTCFQAFLELFSQTYPKDFHIIQLDNGSFHKADDLTVPDNMLLLFQPSHCPELNPIERLWQ from the coding sequence ATGGTATCTCGATTTGGGCTAAAAACTATTGAGCGCCGACTGCTCACAGGTTTTGGCGTTAAACCAATCGGAATCGGACAATGGAAACTTGAGAATTATTACCTTTACGGCATAGTTGAGCCAACAACAGGTTGTCGCTTTTTCTACGAGTTTTCTCACTTGGACACTACCTGCTTTCAAGCTTTTTTAGAGTTATTTTCTCAGACTTATCCCAAAGATTTTCACATTATACAACTTGACAACGGCTCCTTTCACAAAGCTGATGATTTAACAGTACCAGACAACATGCTCTTGTTATTCCAACCATCACATTGCCCAGAACTCAACCCAATTGAAAGGTTATGGCAGTAG